In one window of Paraflavitalea soli DNA:
- a CDS encoding YciI family protein, whose amino-acid sequence MKEFMFIFKGPYYEDMGLSAAEAEANMYKWLDWVQQLKNEGVYVEGRPLIKAGKTLSGKNPVVTDGPFAESKELVGGYFIIKASTIEEALKHANGYPDFEFDGAVEVREVQVIPGAM is encoded by the coding sequence ATGAAAGAGTTTATGTTCATTTTTAAAGGGCCCTATTATGAAGACATGGGCCTGAGTGCGGCAGAAGCTGAAGCCAATATGTACAAATGGCTCGATTGGGTACAGCAACTCAAAAATGAGGGTGTGTACGTGGAAGGACGTCCATTGATCAAAGCAGGCAAAACCCTTTCCGGTAAAAACCCTGTAGTGACCGATGGCCCTTTTGCAGAAAGCAAGGAACTCGTAGGCGGCTATTTTATTATCAAGGCCAGCACCATCGAAGAAGCATTGAAACATGCCAACGGTTATCCCGATTTTGAATTCGACGGCGCAGTGGAAGTAAGGGAAGTGCAGGTCATTCCCGGAGCCATGTAA
- a CDS encoding LamG domain-containing protein yields the protein MKYLKIVSGSLLLYFLFFSTGTQLVSCQKEPIYDTVIIKDTITIRDTVDCNCYDLKDGLVAWYNFKGGNLNDSSGKNNHIVFNNATTTADRFGNANGAYLFNGTSSYMRVANSSSLNPPQAITLAAVVKINDFYRGECHGNQILGKSYFTEYSNGYYALRVSDQVCNTPVDLNKEKFSGAYGDNQGGGPYALTDTVFAKTGQWYNIVYTYENGHSKIYINGELKDTRDIAKPFTPNPADVFFGKNDNSQYPYFFNGVIDDIRIYNRALCDGEVKQLNRGKD from the coding sequence ATGAAGTATTTAAAGATTGTTTCAGGAAGCCTGCTCCTGTATTTTTTGTTTTTCTCTACCGGCACACAGCTTGTATCCTGTCAAAAAGAACCTATTTACGATACTGTTATTATTAAGGATACGATAACCATCCGGGATACTGTTGACTGTAATTGTTATGATCTGAAGGATGGACTGGTAGCCTGGTACAATTTTAAAGGTGGTAACCTAAATGATAGTAGTGGTAAGAATAACCATATTGTATTCAACAATGCTACTACAACAGCGGATCGTTTTGGAAATGCAAATGGCGCTTATTTGTTTAACGGAACTTCCAGTTATATGCGAGTTGCTAATAGTAGCAGCCTTAACCCACCTCAGGCTATTACGCTGGCAGCTGTTGTTAAAATAAATGATTTCTACCGGGGTGAGTGTCATGGCAACCAAATACTAGGGAAATCTTATTTTACAGAATATTCAAACGGATATTATGCCTTACGTGTTTCGGATCAGGTATGTAATACACCAGTAGACCTGAATAAAGAAAAATTTAGCGGAGCTTATGGAGACAATCAAGGCGGAGGCCCTTATGCTCTTACGGATACTGTCTTTGCAAAAACAGGACAATGGTATAATATCGTGTATACTTATGAAAACGGGCATTCGAAAATATATATCAATGGAGAGCTGAAAGATACCAGGGATATTGCAAAACCGTTTACGCCTAATCCTGCTGATGTATTTTTCGGAAAAAACGATAACAGCCAGTACCCCTACTTTTTCAATGGTGTAATAGATGATATTCGTATTTATAACAGGGCTTTATGTGATGGTGAGGTGAAGCAATTGAATAGGGGCAAGGATTAA
- the mnmA gene encoding tRNA 2-thiouridine(34) synthase MnmA, producing the protein MSRKGKVLVAMSGGIDSTVAALMLNDQGYEVVGITMKTWDYAASGGSKKETGCCNVDSFNDARMAAVQHGFPHFILDIREEFGDFVIENFVDEYLAGRTPNPCVMCNTHIKWRALLKRADALDCEYIATGHYGSIHQHTNGRHYISKGVDETKDQSYVLWGLQQDLLARTMLPLGGFRKTEIRQMALDYGYPELAKKSESYEICFVPDNDYRGFLKRRVGGLEQQVAGGNFVDKEGKILGQHKGYPFYTIGQRKGLDIAFGKPVYVTNIIPETNTVMLGDEEDLNRHDMLVSKINWLKYDGITDGMEAITKIRYKDKGTLANLYTHERGVNVRFYEDAKGVAPGQSAVFYEGNDVIGGGIIQRG; encoded by the coding sequence ATGAGTCGTAAAGGAAAAGTGCTGGTAGCCATGAGCGGCGGTATCGATAGTACCGTAGCAGCCCTCATGCTCAACGACCAGGGCTATGAAGTGGTGGGCATTACCATGAAAACCTGGGATTATGCAGCCAGCGGAGGCAGTAAAAAAGAAACAGGTTGCTGTAATGTGGACTCATTCAATGATGCCCGCATGGCAGCCGTACAGCATGGTTTTCCGCACTTTATACTGGATATCCGGGAGGAGTTTGGCGACTTTGTGATCGAAAACTTTGTGGACGAATACCTGGCAGGCCGTACCCCCAACCCCTGCGTCATGTGCAATACCCATATTAAATGGCGGGCATTGCTTAAACGCGCAGATGCACTTGATTGTGAATACATTGCAACTGGTCACTACGGCAGTATCCACCAGCATACCAATGGCCGCCATTATATTAGTAAAGGCGTCGATGAAACAAAAGACCAGTCTTATGTATTGTGGGGCCTCCAACAAGACCTCCTTGCCCGTACCATGCTGCCCCTGGGCGGTTTCCGCAAGACCGAGATCCGCCAGATGGCCCTGGACTACGGTTACCCGGAACTGGCCAAAAAGAGCGAAAGCTATGAGATCTGTTTTGTCCCCGACAACGACTACCGCGGCTTTCTGAAACGCCGGGTGGGCGGCCTGGAGCAACAGGTAGCAGGGGGTAATTTTGTAGATAAAGAAGGTAAGATACTGGGCCAGCACAAGGGTTATCCCTTCTATACCATTGGCCAGCGCAAAGGCCTGGATATAGCATTTGGAAAGCCTGTATATGTCACCAATATCATCCCCGAAACCAACACCGTCATGCTGGGAGATGAGGAAGACCTCAACCGCCACGATATGCTCGTAAGCAAGATCAACTGGCTCAAATACGATGGCATTACCGACGGGATGGAAGCCATTACTAAGATCCGCTACAAAGACAAAGGCACCCTGGCCAACCTCTATACCCACGAAAGAGGCGTCAATGTACGCTTCTATGAAGATGCCAAAGGCGTGGCCCCCGGGCAAAGCGCTGTTTTTTATGAAGGAAATGATGTCATTGGCGGAGGCATTATCCAAAGGGGATAA
- a CDS encoding S8 family peptidase, with the protein MKKFLTLACLMTICLATRAQYSRYIVQLTNKKGTAHTLTAPATYLSARAIERRTRQHIPIDSTDLPVSAVWLDSLRKIPNVTILNTSKWLNQVLIQTTDANALTKINSYPFVKTAAPLGLRTQGGLDNHRVEQFTETVTPLEPGAIDQTARLTGELTLNYGSNFNQVHIHRGEYLHNHGFTGRGIIMAILDAGFRTYNTNPALDSVRLQNRILGTWDYVNNETSVTEDDTHGLYCFSIIASNRPGQIVGTAPHASFWLLRTEQAGVEYPVEEQYWAAGAEFADSAGADMISSSLGYIDFDDHAFDHSYLQRNGNTSIITRAAGYAARKGMIVMNSAGNNGARTDDLKYVSCPADGDSVVAVGATTSTGAIASFSSWGPNGAGLLKPNIVSVGQSTVFAGLNGAPAAGNGTSFSNPNIAGLIACLWQAFPELNNMQIIDAVQKSAHKYTTPDARFGYGLPDFKKAMVSLVQKQATAGSSFNNCTVDLQWSSKDDTSVVYSITRKLPGESTYTTIKQVPSTSLTFKSNTYTFKDTLTAVTTGLAEYHIVQAIGSDTTFDIGAVQQSINGICFPVNTTRILPSPFNTRFNIVINTPDIITNLGVQITDMQGRLIYKRVLNKPAGYFNWQLYTAGWPGGMYKVTLFNGSKRFFNQRILKLP; encoded by the coding sequence ATGAAAAAGTTTTTGACCCTCGCATGTTTAATGACTATATGCCTGGCTACCCGGGCACAATATTCACGATACATAGTGCAGTTGACCAATAAGAAAGGGACCGCACATACCCTGACAGCACCAGCTACCTACCTTTCTGCCAGGGCCATTGAACGCCGCACCAGGCAACACATCCCCATCGACTCCACCGACCTCCCCGTATCAGCTGTCTGGCTCGATAGCCTGCGCAAGATCCCCAATGTTACCATCCTCAACACCTCCAAATGGTTAAACCAGGTATTGATCCAAACCACCGATGCCAACGCACTCACAAAGATCAATAGTTATCCATTTGTAAAAACAGCCGCCCCACTGGGACTCAGAACACAGGGCGGCCTGGATAATCACCGTGTTGAGCAATTCACCGAAACCGTTACCCCCCTCGAGCCAGGCGCCATTGATCAAACAGCCAGGCTCACCGGAGAGCTGACACTTAACTATGGCAGCAACTTCAACCAGGTACATATTCACCGTGGTGAATACCTGCACAACCATGGCTTTACCGGCAGAGGTATCATCATGGCCATACTCGATGCAGGGTTCCGCACCTACAATACCAACCCCGCCCTCGATAGTGTACGTTTGCAAAACCGCATATTGGGCACCTGGGACTATGTGAACAATGAAACCAGTGTTACTGAAGATGATACACATGGTCTTTACTGCTTCAGCATCATTGCATCCAACAGGCCCGGCCAGATCGTAGGCACAGCCCCGCATGCCAGCTTCTGGCTCTTACGCACAGAACAGGCAGGCGTTGAATACCCCGTAGAAGAACAATATTGGGCTGCCGGCGCAGAATTTGCCGACAGCGCCGGTGCCGACATGATCTCTTCCTCTTTAGGATACATTGATTTCGACGACCACGCATTTGACCACAGCTACTTACAACGCAATGGCAATACTTCCATCATTACCCGTGCAGCCGGCTATGCTGCCCGGAAAGGCATGATCGTGATGAACAGTGCCGGTAACAACGGCGCACGCACCGACGACCTCAAATATGTATCCTGCCCCGCCGATGGCGATAGTGTAGTAGCCGTGGGCGCTACCACCAGCACGGGCGCCATAGCTTCTTTCAGCAGCTGGGGTCCCAATGGTGCAGGATTATTAAAACCTAATATTGTATCCGTAGGTCAGAGTACCGTATTCGCCGGTTTAAATGGCGCCCCCGCTGCAGGCAACGGCACCTCCTTCTCCAATCCCAATATTGCCGGCCTGATAGCCTGTTTGTGGCAGGCATTTCCGGAGTTAAACAACATGCAGATCATAGATGCTGTACAAAAGAGCGCCCACAAATACACTACCCCCGATGCCCGTTTTGGATATGGCCTGCCCGACTTTAAAAAAGCCATGGTATCCCTGGTCCAAAAGCAGGCAACAGCGGGTAGCTCTTTCAATAATTGTACAGTAGATCTTCAGTGGAGCAGTAAGGATGATACCAGTGTGGTATACTCTATTACCCGGAAGTTGCCGGGCGAATCAACATATACGACCATTAAACAGGTACCATCAACATCTTTGACATTCAAGTCCAATACCTACACATTCAAGGATACCCTCACTGCTGTAACAACAGGATTGGCCGAATACCATATCGTACAGGCCATCGGGTCCGATACCACATTCGATATCGGCGCTGTGCAGCAATCCATCAATGGCATTTGTTTTCCGGTGAATACCACCCGCATCCTGCCCAGCCCATTCAACACCCGGTTCAACATTGTAATAAATACACCCGATATCATCACCAATTTGGGTGTACAGATAACCGATATGCAGGGCAGGCTCATCTACAAACGCGTGTTGAACAAGCCCGCAGGCTACTTCAACTGGCAATTGTATACTGCCGGCTGGCCAGGCGGCATGTATAAAGTAACATTATTTAACGGGAGTAAACGCTTCTTTAACCAGAGGATATTGAAGCTGCCATAA
- a CDS encoding single-stranded DNA-binding protein, protein MIKLQAIGNLGKDCVTNTVNGKNVINFNVAHTEKFKDAQGNQKDKTIWVECAYWTDRTGIAPYLRKGTQVYVEGTPDIRTYSKNDGTTGVSLTLRVLSIQLLGSRTEGGDNQGGGYSNNNNTSYAAPSNNAVPAAATSGGNYGEPMDDLPF, encoded by the coding sequence ATGATCAAATTGCAAGCAATCGGTAACCTGGGTAAAGATTGTGTTACGAACACGGTGAATGGAAAGAATGTGATCAACTTCAACGTAGCACATACGGAGAAATTTAAGGATGCCCAGGGAAACCAGAAAGATAAAACCATTTGGGTTGAGTGTGCTTACTGGACAGACCGTACGGGTATTGCACCTTACCTGCGTAAAGGCACTCAGGTGTATGTAGAAGGAACGCCTGATATCAGAACCTATTCAAAGAATGACGGCACAACGGGTGTTTCTCTGACACTGCGTGTATTGAGTATTCAGTTATTGGGCAGCCGTACTGAAGGTGGCGATAACCAAGGTGGCGGTTACAGCAATAATAACAATACCAGTTATGCTGCTCCCTCCAATAATGCAGTACCTGCTGCCGCTACCAGCGGTGGTAACTATGGTGAGCCGATGGATGACCTGCCTTTTTAA
- a CDS encoding RsmB/NOP family class I SAM-dependent RNA methyltransferase encodes MKFFAHLNTAVQVIGQYKGQQPFGIFIKDFFRQDKKYGSRDRKNISHLCYCYFRLGKGYPLLTVEERIVAGLFLCSATPNEMLAQLKPAWNDQAGLPVEEKFSFVNAVSSSSASGAPDAAPAIFPWKDALSAGIDHEAFSGSFLVQPHLFLRIRPGKEKMVQQKLDGAGISYGMPAPHCIALANASKIDEVIRLNKEGVIQDYSSQRVGEFLQPELLAAAPGVRVWDCCAASGGKSILAWDVLGSIDLTVSDIRESIIANLKKRFAEAGITKYRSFVADLGDPQATLQLPVSPQLIIADVPCSGSGTWSRTPEQLYYFEPAAIARYRGLQQKIVSRVIEKLAPGGHFLYITCSVFREENEEVVSFIQQHFGLAIVKMELLRGYDQQADTMFAALLKKD; translated from the coding sequence ATGAAATTCTTCGCTCACCTCAATACGGCGGTGCAGGTTATCGGCCAGTATAAAGGACAACAGCCCTTCGGTATTTTTATTAAGGACTTTTTCCGGCAGGATAAGAAATATGGTTCACGTGACCGTAAGAACATCAGTCACCTGTGTTATTGCTATTTCCGCCTGGGAAAAGGATATCCATTGTTGACGGTAGAAGAGCGAATAGTGGCTGGTTTATTCCTTTGTTCGGCTACGCCCAACGAAATGCTGGCGCAACTGAAACCGGCCTGGAACGACCAGGCGGGCTTGCCTGTTGAAGAAAAGTTTTCGTTTGTCAATGCGGTTTCCTCCTCCTCTGCATCGGGTGCCCCGGATGCTGCACCAGCTATTTTCCCCTGGAAGGATGCGCTCAGTGCAGGTATTGATCATGAGGCCTTCAGCGGTTCTTTCCTGGTGCAGCCGCATCTGTTTCTGCGCATCAGACCGGGCAAGGAAAAGATGGTGCAACAAAAGCTGGACGGGGCGGGGATTTCCTATGGTATGCCGGCACCTCACTGTATCGCCCTGGCCAATGCTTCGAAGATCGATGAAGTGATCCGGCTTAATAAAGAAGGGGTGATACAGGATTATAGCTCGCAAAGGGTAGGGGAGTTCCTGCAGCCGGAGCTATTGGCTGCGGCGCCCGGTGTGCGGGTGTGGGATTGTTGCGCCGCCAGTGGTGGAAAATCTATCCTGGCCTGGGATGTATTGGGTTCTATCGATCTTACGGTATCTGATATCCGGGAGTCTATTATCGCCAACCTCAAAAAGCGTTTTGCAGAAGCGGGCATTACAAAATACAGGTCGTTTGTAGCTGATCTGGGTGATCCGCAGGCAACGCTTCAGCTGCCTGTTTCTCCTCAGCTTATTATAGCGGATGTACCCTGTTCGGGTTCCGGAACCTGGAGCCGCACGCCGGAGCAATTGTATTATTTTGAGCCAGCTGCTATTGCACGATACCGGGGGCTGCAACAAAAAATAGTAAGCCGTGTAATTGAAAAACTGGCGCCGGGCGGGCATTTCTTATACATTACCTGCTCGGTATTCAGGGAAGAAAATGAAGAGGTGGTTTCTTTTATACAGCAGCATTTTGGCTTAGCGATCGTGAAGATGGAGTTGTTGAGGGGGTACGATCAGCAGGCTGATACGATGTTTGCGGCTTTGCTGAAGAAGGACTAA
- a CDS encoding ion channel, translating into MPAIKRVNPASNINDDTGFGSNTYNKGGRFINRDGSFNLQRTGGPLHERISVYHTLLHLSSWKFFGVIILFFIVINLLYATVYFLLGPFQFTGMLSTTNQWQVFKEMYFFSTETFTTVGYGRVNPIGDGANFVASLESLNGFLSLAIFTGLIYGRFSKPRAFLAFSDIAVIAPYKNMTGLMFRFACYKDHHTLTDVEVKATIALLVQENNQPVYRFFDLPLERNKIQNLPMNWTVVHPIDEQSPLQGFTEQELSETDVELYVLVKGFDDVYSNTVLKRTSYIHNEIVFNRKFVPMYRETESTTILEMHKLNETIAVS; encoded by the coding sequence ATGCCTGCTATCAAACGTGTAAATCCTGCTTCTAACATTAACGACGATACAGGTTTTGGAAGCAATACCTATAATAAAGGAGGCCGTTTTATCAACCGTGATGGCTCCTTCAACCTGCAAAGAACAGGTGGCCCATTGCATGAAAGGATCAGCGTATACCATACCCTGCTCCACCTCTCATCCTGGAAGTTCTTTGGAGTCATCATCCTCTTTTTTATTGTCATCAACCTCTTGTATGCCACCGTCTATTTCCTGTTGGGCCCTTTCCAGTTCACTGGCATGCTCAGCACCACCAATCAATGGCAGGTATTCAAGGAAATGTATTTTTTCAGCACCGAAACATTTACGACAGTCGGTTACGGACGGGTAAATCCCATTGGAGACGGAGCCAATTTTGTAGCCTCCCTCGAATCCCTCAACGGATTCCTCTCCCTGGCCATCTTTACCGGTCTTATCTATGGGCGATTCTCCAAACCACGGGCCTTCCTGGCCTTCAGTGACATTGCCGTAATTGCACCCTATAAGAATATGACCGGCCTCATGTTTCGTTTTGCCTGCTATAAAGATCACCACACCCTTACCGATGTGGAAGTAAAAGCAACCATCGCCCTCCTGGTCCAGGAAAACAACCAACCCGTCTATAGATTCTTCGACCTGCCCCTTGAACGTAATAAGATCCAGAACCTTCCCATGAACTGGACCGTGGTCCATCCGATTGATGAACAAAGCCCCTTACAAGGGTTCACAGAGCAGGAACTCAGTGAAACAGACGTAGAATTGTATGTTTTAGTAAAAGGTTTTGATGATGTCTATTCCAATACTGTACTCAAGCGCACATCCTATATACATAATGAGATCGTTTTTAACCGGAAATTTGTACCCATGTACCGCGAAACAGAGAGTACCACCATTCTTGAAATGCATAAGTTGAACGAAACCATTGCAGTATCCTGA
- a CDS encoding RNA polymerase sigma factor, whose amino-acid sequence MAQESPQQVVDHLFRHESGKMIAVLTRVFGTHNLGMVEDVVQDAFLKAAQTWRYGQLPDNPAAWLIHVAKNKAIDIIRREHHFRLYSQELAYQLKTEAEEAVEHFFLDTEIADSQLRMIFACCHPALKEEDQIALTLKTVSAFSAAEIARALVTNEATIQKRLYRAKQFLKEVHIPLEIPTGEQLTQRLEIVYAVLYLLFNEGYNSGKEDELIRRDLCVEAMRLGVLLSRQTVGSRPATFALLALMCFQASRFESRISENNTIILLQNQDRSTWNRDLIRRGFQYLNHSSQGQALTIYHIESAIAAEHCIAEAFENTNWQRMRYLYDLLLDIKPTPLVRLNRAIVLAQMNQGAEAIQEIWNIEGIEKLVAAQYLYSAVLGDLYWQLGDSNNASRYLRQAYDLTTSLAEKKLIQEKIEQAEKLHMN is encoded by the coding sequence TTGGCACAGGAATCTCCCCAGCAGGTTGTAGACCATCTGTTCCGCCATGAATCCGGAAAGATGATCGCTGTGCTTACCCGCGTATTTGGTACCCACAACCTGGGTATGGTAGAAGATGTGGTACAGGATGCTTTCCTGAAAGCTGCCCAAACATGGCGTTATGGCCAGCTGCCCGATAATCCTGCAGCCTGGCTTATCCACGTAGCCAAAAACAAAGCCATTGACATCATACGCCGTGAACACCATTTCCGTCTCTATTCACAGGAACTCGCTTACCAGCTAAAAACAGAAGCAGAAGAAGCCGTCGAGCATTTCTTCCTCGATACTGAAATTGCCGACAGCCAGTTACGCATGATATTCGCCTGCTGCCACCCCGCTCTCAAGGAAGAAGACCAGATAGCACTCACCCTCAAAACCGTATCCGCATTCAGTGCCGCAGAAATAGCTCGCGCCCTCGTCACCAATGAAGCAACCATTCAGAAACGATTGTATCGTGCCAAACAATTTCTGAAAGAGGTCCACATCCCCCTGGAAATTCCAACAGGAGAACAGTTAACACAACGACTGGAGATCGTATACGCTGTATTATATCTCCTGTTCAATGAAGGCTACAATTCAGGCAAAGAAGATGAACTCATCCGTCGCGACCTCTGCGTGGAAGCCATGCGTTTAGGCGTACTGTTATCCCGGCAGACTGTAGGCAGCCGCCCCGCCACCTTTGCCCTCCTGGCACTCATGTGTTTCCAGGCTTCCCGATTTGAAAGCCGCATAAGCGAGAACAATACCATCATCCTGTTGCAAAACCAGGACCGCAGCACCTGGAACAGAGACCTTATCAGGAGAGGATTTCAATACCTCAACCATTCCTCACAAGGACAGGCATTGACCATCTACCATATCGAATCTGCTATTGCAGCCGAACACTGTATAGCAGAAGCTTTTGAAAATACCAACTGGCAACGGATGCGCTACCTCTACGATCTACTGCTCGACATAAAACCAACACCATTGGTACGATTAAACCGTGCCATTGTATTGGCCCAAATGAACCAGGGCGCAGAAGCAATCCAGGAGATCTGGAATATTGAAGGCATCGAAAAGCTGGTAGCCGCCCAATATCTTTATTCCGCTGTGCTGGGCGATCTCTATTGGCAGCTGGGAGATAGCAACAATGCCAGCAGATACCTTCGCCAGGCCTACGACCTCACCACTTCCCTCGCAGAAAAAAAGCTCATCCAGGAAAAGATCGAACAAGCAGAAAAGCTCCACATGAATTAA